One part of the Gossypium raimondii isolate GPD5lz chromosome 1, ASM2569854v1, whole genome shotgun sequence genome encodes these proteins:
- the LOC105779493 gene encoding uncharacterized protein LOC105779493: MRIISNASSLIILFLFISAASVQIHGQGVPERRTCFSRRSPCFLKTMTCPSQCPSTKPSDRKAKVCYVNCDSPICKAECKNRKPNCNAPGAACLDPRFIGGDGIVFYFHGKSNEHFSLVSDPNLQINGRFIGLRPAGRTRDYTWIQAIGVLSGSETFSLEAKRAATWDEEFDHLRFSYNGNVIVVPEGHLSSWKSPESDLTVERTSDKNSVLVTFPDIAEISVNVVPVTREDDPIHNYQIPSDDCFAHLELQFKFYGLSSKVEGVLGRTYQPDFMNPAKPGTAMPIVGGEDKYRTSSLLTADCYTCKFSPARASDQRDSSLMDYSPLDCTSRASSGSGIVCRR, encoded by the exons atgaggatCATTAGCAATGCTTCCtcattgattattttgtttctCTTCATATCAGCAGCATCGGTGCAGATTCATGGGCAGGGTGTTCCAGAACGTAGGACTTGCTTTTCACGTAGGAGTCCTTGCTTTCTCAAGACGATGACATGCCCGTCTCAATGCCCATCGACGAAGCCGTCGGATCGGAAGGCAAAAGTTTGCTATGTTAATTGCGATTCCCCTATATGCAAAGCTGAATGCAAAA ATAGGAAGCCGAACTGCAATGCCCCTGGAGCAGCATGCTTGGATCCTAGATTCATCGGCGGTGATGGCATCGTGTTTTATTTCCACGGGAAGAGCAATGAGCATTTCAGTTTGGTATCGGATCCTAACCTCCAAATTAATGGCAGGTTCATTGGCCTAAGGCCAGCAGGCCGAACCCGGGATTATACTTGGATTCAAGCAATTGGTGTCCTCTCTGGATCCGAAACCTTTTCTCTTGAGGCCAAACGTGCAGCAACTTGGGATGAGGAATTTGACCATCTGAGGTTCTCTTACAATGGGAACGTAATTGTCGTACCGGAAGGCCATTTATCATCATGGAAATCCCCGGAAAGTGACCTTACAGTGGAGAGAACATCTGACAAGAATAGTGTCTTAGTGACTTTTCCTGATATTGCTGAGATTTCAGTAAATGTGGTACCGGTGACCAGGGAAGATGATCCTATTCATAACTACCAAATACCCTCTGACGACTGTTTTGCTCACTTAGAGCTGCAATTCAAGTTCTACGGTTTATCTTCGAAAGTTGAAGGAGTACTTGGTAGGACTTATCAGCCGGATTTCATGAACCCTGCAAAACCAGGCACGGCAATGCCAATAGTTGGAGGAGAAGACAAATATCGAACGTCATCACTTCTCACTGCCGATTGTTATACCTGTAAATTTTCTCCAGCCAGAGCATCGGACCAAAGAGATTCATCGCTGATGGACTACAGCCCTCTAGACTGCACCAGCAGAGCCTCTAGTGGGAGTGGAATAGTTTGTAGGAGATAA
- the LOC105787185 gene encoding uncharacterized protein LOC105787185, with amino-acid sequence MEIRSSSFFIILIVFVSTVIQAKADSVYCSNPASRCYGKYIHCPYECPSTSYENRKAKVCHVNCDSPVCKSHCKYRKPNCNSPGSACYDPRFIGGDGIVFYFHGKSNEHFSLVSDSSLQINGRFIGHRPAGRTRDFTWIQALGILFNSHSISLEATKAATWNSEVDHLKFSYNGEELVVPEGALSSWYSPEKEVKVERVENKNSVIVTLKDTAEIMVNVVPVTKEDDRVHHYKVPSDDCFAHLEVQFRFFSLSPNVDGVLGRTYRPDFENPAKPGVAMPVVGGEDKYRTTSLLSPDCSTCMFSPETGSNEETTSQTEVLTLDCTRGASAGYGIVCKKESHGMVAVIS; translated from the exons ATGGAGATAAGAAGCAGCTCTTTCTTTATCATTCTCATCGTCTTTGTTTCAACTGTGATTCAAGCAAAAGCAGATTCTGTTTATTGCAGCAATCCGGCAAGCCGGTGCTATGGAAAGTATATACATTGCCCCTATGAATGTCCAAGCACTAGCTATGAAAACCGAAAGGCTAAAGTTTGCCATGTTAACTGTGATTCACCTGTCTGCAAATCACATTGCAAAT ATCGAAAACCAAACTGCAATAGTCCTGGATCAGCATGTTACGATCCCCGATTCATCGGTGGTGATGGCATTGTCTTCTACTTCCATGGAAAAAGCAATGAGCACTTCAGCTTGGTGTCTGATAGCAGTCTACAAATCAATGGCCGCTTTATCGGCCACCGCCCCGCAGGCCGAACTCGGGACTTTACTTGGATTCAAGCACTTGGAATCCTGTTCAACTCTCACTCCATTTCACTTGAGGCTACTAAGGCTGCAACATGGAACAGTGAAGTGGACCATCTAAAGTTCAGTTACAACGGGGAGGAACTAGTTGTCCCAGAAGGTGCACTCTCAAGTTGGTACTCCCCTGAAAAGGAAGTGAAAGTTGAGAGAGTAGAAAACAAGAACAGTGTGATTGTAACATTAAAGGACACAGCAGAGATTATGGTGAATGTAGTTCCAGTGACCAAAGAAGATGACAGGGTTCACCACTACAAAGTACCTTCTGATGACTGCTTTGCTCACTTGGAAGTGCAGTTTAGGTTCTTTAGCCTTTCCCCTAATGTTGATGGAGTCCTTGGAAGGACTTACAGGCCCGATTTCGAGAACCCGGCCAAGCCTGGTGTGGCAATGCCTGTTGTGGGCGGTGAAGATAAATATAGGACAACTTCACTTCTTTCTCCAGACTGTTCAACATGCATGTTCTCACCAGAAACTGGTTCAAATGAAGAGACCACATCTCAGACTGAAGTTCTCACCCTCGACTGCACCCGTGGGGCTTCAGCTGGATATGGCATTGTTTGCAAGAAAGAAAGTCATGGAATGGTAGCTGTTATCAGTTAA